One genomic segment of Paenibacillus xylanexedens includes these proteins:
- a CDS encoding ABC transporter substrate-binding protein, whose translation MKTNKKLSVRALFAITLSVVMLMVTACSSQGASGGNEKDAEGNYKDNLTISVANLTEIKNGNLDNDFHKFWTDKFNLTWDYNYIDWDSWGEKLRLWINSGDLPDVAVWNYVHGDAINSIEQGLFYKFPDDWKERWPNVAAAYNLTGLGDKLEELTGGTYVLPRPIYFENKPADPLTNQIGVIALRKDWAEAVGFELKDAYTTTELNEYAALVKEKDPGKVGNKLVPLSYNAADAMTNMIMPNSVHAMTDSPFYKGEDGQFHWGPADPETLTGLKLMQKAYKDGLLNPEFYTWKNNEGQNNFKVTGTAAVTSLGGLASYRQGLDSDMKKNLGVDSDELVHTAIVVGDDGKYRNMEQANFWSALIFNPEISDEKFERIMDLIDYSATKEGQLLINMGFEGKDWKYDENNELVSLLPEGTVLEDKYPARFEGLYLLGDDFSVVNPAIKKDYRDRAVKLFEEKAKLGTEGKSLAPYDWDVNLYDSKAKSQASFDYQNEYANLILKNGDLEANWKEWVNSKMSLVQPYLDELNDKF comes from the coding sequence ATGAAAACGAACAAAAAGTTGTCAGTAAGAGCTCTCTTTGCCATCACGCTTAGTGTAGTTATGCTGATGGTGACCGCTTGTTCCAGTCAAGGAGCTTCAGGTGGTAACGAAAAAGATGCAGAGGGAAATTACAAAGACAACCTGACCATCTCTGTAGCTAACCTGACAGAAATCAAAAACGGGAACCTGGATAATGACTTCCACAAGTTCTGGACAGACAAATTTAATTTAACATGGGACTACAACTATATCGATTGGGATTCATGGGGCGAGAAACTTCGTCTGTGGATCAACTCTGGCGACTTGCCGGATGTAGCGGTATGGAACTACGTACATGGCGATGCCATTAACAGCATTGAACAAGGTTTGTTCTACAAATTCCCGGATGACTGGAAAGAACGCTGGCCTAACGTGGCAGCAGCTTACAATTTGACGGGTCTTGGAGACAAGTTGGAAGAATTGACAGGTGGAACATATGTCCTGCCTAGACCAATCTACTTCGAGAACAAACCAGCTGACCCACTCACGAACCAAATTGGTGTCATTGCGCTTCGTAAAGACTGGGCTGAAGCGGTTGGTTTTGAACTGAAAGATGCTTATACAACGACCGAATTGAACGAATATGCTGCACTAGTAAAAGAAAAAGATCCAGGCAAAGTGGGTAACAAACTTGTACCTCTGTCCTACAATGCGGCAGATGCCATGACAAACATGATTATGCCAAACAGTGTGCATGCCATGACTGACTCTCCGTTCTACAAAGGTGAAGATGGCCAATTCCACTGGGGACCAGCAGATCCTGAAACGCTGACAGGACTTAAATTGATGCAAAAAGCCTATAAAGATGGACTGCTCAATCCTGAGTTCTACACATGGAAAAACAATGAAGGTCAAAACAACTTCAAAGTAACAGGTACAGCTGCTGTAACAAGTCTGGGCGGACTGGCTTCGTACAGACAAGGTCTGGATTCCGATATGAAAAAAAATCTGGGTGTAGATAGTGATGAACTGGTACACACAGCAATCGTAGTAGGCGATGACGGTAAATACCGTAACATGGAACAAGCCAACTTCTGGTCTGCATTGATCTTCAATCCGGAGATTAGTGACGAGAAATTCGAACGGATCATGGATCTGATCGATTACTCCGCAACAAAAGAAGGACAGTTGCTCATCAACATGGGCTTTGAAGGAAAAGATTGGAAATATGATGAAAACAACGAACTCGTTAGCTTGTTGCCAGAAGGAACGGTATTGGAAGATAAATATCCAGCACGTTTCGAAGGTCTCTATCTGCTCGGTGACGACTTCAGTGTTGTAAACCCTGCAATCAAAAAAGATTACCGTGATAGAGCCGTGAAATTGTTCGAAGAAAAAGCAAAACTTGGTACAGAAGGCAAATCGCTTGCACCATACGATTGGGATGTCAACCTGTACGATTCCAAAGCTAAGAGTCAGGCTTCATTCGACTACCAGAATGAATATGCCAACTTGATCCTCAAAAACGGAGATCTAGAGGCAAACTGGAAAGAATGGGTAAACAGTAAAATGTCCCTGGTTCAACCTTATCTGGATGAGCTAAACGATAAATTCTAG
- a CDS encoding serine hydrolase domain-containing protein, with the protein MSEQLKGFIHTITEQQLNVFSIRILQKGHLLAHWDRDKDQRRVQHSISKSFTCMAVGLALEEGLIHLDATLGDYFSYDHVPTAQRNLPSPQELKLSDLLRMSSGHDSPPLWADERASLTEKDWAKYYMSLPLDRVPGEQFTYSSGDTFMISAMLQAATGQTVKDYLTPRLFDPLGIHDVEWETSPLGVTLGCAGLWISNEELSRFGQLLLQEGFWEGRQIVPADWIRQATSQQIETTGDGDWGKGYGYQFWMCSHGAYRADGAYGQLCIVIPSKEAVICINSEEENMQGILNAVWNEVLPLYTQR; encoded by the coding sequence ATGTCTGAGCAACTCAAAGGTTTCATTCATACGATTACGGAGCAACAATTGAACGTTTTTTCCATTCGCATATTACAAAAAGGGCATCTGCTTGCCCATTGGGACCGGGATAAGGATCAGCGCAGGGTACAACATTCCATCAGTAAATCCTTCACGTGTATGGCCGTTGGTCTTGCGCTTGAAGAAGGTCTGATACATCTGGATGCGACACTTGGTGATTATTTCTCTTATGATCATGTCCCCACTGCACAGCGCAATCTCCCATCGCCGCAGGAATTGAAACTAAGTGATCTTCTCCGAATGTCTTCGGGTCATGACTCTCCCCCTCTTTGGGCTGATGAGCGAGCTTCATTGACCGAAAAGGACTGGGCGAAATATTATATGTCTCTGCCTCTGGACCGGGTACCTGGAGAACAATTCACATATAGCAGTGGGGATACATTTATGATCTCAGCCATGCTACAGGCTGCTACCGGCCAAACCGTGAAAGATTACCTGACTCCACGGTTATTTGATCCGCTTGGCATCCATGATGTAGAGTGGGAAACCTCTCCACTCGGCGTAACGCTTGGCTGTGCAGGTCTTTGGATAAGTAATGAGGAACTGAGTCGATTTGGACAGTTACTGTTGCAGGAGGGCTTTTGGGAAGGCAGACAGATTGTACCTGCGGATTGGATTCGACAGGCTACGTCCCAGCAGATCGAAACGACTGGAGACGGAGATTGGGGAAAAGGTTACGGGTATCAGTTCTGGATGTGTTCTCATGGCGCTTACCGTGCCGACGGCGCCTATGGTCAGTTGTGTATCGTAATTCCCTCAAAGGAAGCTGTCATATGTATTAATAGTGAGGAAGAAAATATGCAAGGCATCCTGAATGCCGTCTGGAATGAGGTTTTACCCCTTTACACCCAGCGTTAG
- the serC gene encoding 3-phosphoserine/phosphohydroxythreonine transaminase: protein MTKRAYNFNAGPAALPLEVLERAQAEFVDFRNTGMSIMEMSHRGAVYESVHNEAQERLLSLLGNPKGYKVLFLQGGASTQFAMLPMNLLGAGQTASYVMTGSWAKKALSEAKLIGETHVAASSEAEKFMKLPDVSNLSLPERTAYVHLTSNETIEGTQFKSFPDTGSVPLIADMSSDIFCKPFDLNQFGMIYAGAQKNLGPSGITVVIAREELVSESPKTIPTMLRYSTHVDNNSLYNTPPSFSVYMVNEVLKWIEEQGGLAGIEQKNTKKAELLYNTIDASGDFYRGCVEQEDRSLMNVTFRLASEELEKKFIKASEEEGFVGLKGHRSVGGLRASIYNAAPYESVKALTDFMSHFQKTNG, encoded by the coding sequence GTGACAAAAAGAGCGTATAACTTTAATGCAGGACCTGCGGCGTTACCACTTGAGGTACTGGAGCGTGCACAGGCGGAATTTGTAGATTTTCGTAATACAGGCATGTCGATTATGGAGATGTCTCACCGTGGAGCGGTGTATGAGTCTGTACATAATGAAGCTCAGGAGCGGTTGTTGTCGCTTCTAGGCAATCCAAAAGGATACAAGGTTCTCTTTCTGCAGGGCGGTGCAAGCACTCAGTTCGCGATGTTGCCAATGAACCTGCTCGGAGCAGGACAGACTGCAAGTTACGTGATGACCGGCAGCTGGGCCAAGAAGGCTCTGTCTGAGGCGAAGTTGATCGGCGAGACACATGTTGCTGCATCTTCGGAAGCAGAGAAGTTCATGAAATTGCCGGATGTTTCGAATCTGAGTTTGCCAGAACGTACGGCTTATGTACATCTGACTTCCAACGAAACGATCGAAGGTACGCAATTCAAGTCGTTCCCTGATACCGGTTCAGTACCTCTGATTGCGGACATGTCGAGTGATATTTTCTGTAAACCATTTGATCTTAATCAGTTCGGCATGATCTATGCGGGTGCACAGAAGAACCTGGGTCCATCCGGAATTACGGTTGTAATTGCTCGTGAGGAACTGGTGAGTGAATCGCCTAAAACGATTCCAACTATGCTTCGTTACAGCACACATGTTGATAACAACTCCCTGTACAATACGCCGCCATCCTTCTCGGTATATATGGTGAATGAAGTATTGAAATGGATTGAAGAACAGGGCGGACTGGCTGGTATTGAGCAAAAAAATACGAAAAAAGCGGAATTGCTCTATAACACAATTGATGCTTCCGGTGATTTCTACCGTGGTTGTGTTGAACAAGAAGATCGTTCCCTTATGAATGTAACCTTCCGTCTTGCTTCTGAGGAACTGGAGAAAAAGTTCATCAAGGCATCGGAGGAAGAAGGATTTGTAGGTCTGAAAGGACATCGCAGTGTGGGTGGTCTCCGTGCCTCCATTTATAATGCTGCTCCTTATGAGAGTGTTAAGGCACTGACAGACTTCATGAGCCACTTCCAGAAGACAAATGGATAA
- a CDS encoding carbohydrate ABC transporter permease, whose product MSKKANKKPRIGTEKMTLLDYIIFAVLLVLALMILIPFWNVIMISFATQKEYADNPFLMFPKEWTLDSYKALFADGTILTGYKNTIILLVIGLPLSLFLTTSMAYGLSRNKFPFKKFLFFLVLFTMIFNGGIVPLYLIMKSLHLTGTLWSVILAGSFSAFNMILMMNYFYTLPESLMESARLDGAGEWRILFSVVLPLATPIMATITLFYGVAYWNSWYDAMIFLRKADQLPLQNVLRNIIVTSTTNASNASSVDAAQASNFSMGMKMAAVFVTMVPIMCFFPMLQKHFAKGVLTGAIKT is encoded by the coding sequence ATGAGCAAGAAAGCTAACAAAAAACCGAGAATTGGTACAGAAAAAATGACACTTCTCGATTACATTATTTTCGCCGTATTACTAGTGCTTGCCCTGATGATCCTGATTCCGTTCTGGAATGTCATCATGATTTCGTTTGCAACACAAAAAGAATATGCTGACAATCCATTTTTGATGTTCCCTAAAGAATGGACATTGGATTCCTACAAGGCGTTGTTCGCTGACGGAACGATTCTGACAGGGTACAAAAATACAATTATATTGCTAGTCATCGGCTTGCCACTCAGCTTGTTCCTGACAACAAGCATGGCATATGGCCTTAGTCGCAACAAATTTCCGTTTAAGAAATTTCTCTTTTTCCTGGTACTGTTCACCATGATCTTTAATGGTGGTATCGTACCACTGTACCTGATCATGAAATCACTTCATCTTACAGGTACGCTGTGGTCCGTTATCTTGGCGGGAAGCTTCAGTGCGTTTAACATGATTCTGATGATGAACTACTTCTACACCTTGCCTGAATCACTCATGGAATCGGCGAGACTGGATGGAGCAGGAGAGTGGAGAATTTTGTTCTCCGTTGTTCTTCCGCTGGCTACACCAATTATGGCTACAATTACGTTGTTCTACGGTGTGGCTTACTGGAACAGTTGGTATGATGCGATGATATTCCTTCGAAAAGCGGATCAGTTACCGCTCCAGAATGTACTCCGAAATATTATCGTGACATCTACGACGAATGCATCCAATGCATCCAGTGTGGATGCTGCCCAGGCAAGCAACTTCTCAATGGGCATGAAGATGGCGGCCGTATTTGTCACCATGGTACCGATTATGTGTTTCTTCCCAATGCTGCAAAAACACTTTGCCAAAGGGGTATTAACAGGGGCAATCAAGACCTGA
- a CDS encoding 4-hydroxy-3-methylbut-2-enyl diphosphate reductase, with translation MEVLRISPRGYCYGVVDAMVLARQAARNLDLPRPIYILGMIVHNQHVTDSFEDEGIITLDGPNRMDILSQVESGTIIFTAHGVSPEVRKLARDKGLTTVDATCPDVTKTHDLIREKTAEGYQIIYIGKKNHPEPEGAVGVAPDLVHLIEKEEEIEELNVSPGKILITNQTTMSQWDIKHIMSRLLEKFPGAEIHNEICLATQVRQEAVAEQAGQSDLVIVVGDPRSNNSNRLAQVSEEIAGVTAYRVSDVSEIQQEWLKGVNKVAVTSGASTPTPITKEVILYLEQYEHDKPETWEIKRTVNMSKLLPPVREKTRTP, from the coding sequence GTGGAAGTACTACGAATTTCGCCGCGGGGATATTGTTACGGCGTTGTGGATGCGATGGTGCTCGCGCGTCAAGCGGCACGCAATCTGGATTTACCACGACCTATTTATATATTGGGTATGATTGTGCATAACCAACATGTGACGGATTCCTTTGAAGATGAAGGTATTATTACATTGGATGGTCCGAACCGGATGGATATTTTGAGCCAAGTGGAGAGTGGCACGATTATTTTCACAGCTCATGGTGTATCTCCTGAAGTGCGCAAGTTGGCACGGGACAAAGGATTGACAACAGTGGATGCAACATGCCCTGATGTCACCAAAACACATGATCTCATTCGGGAGAAGACGGCAGAGGGTTATCAGATCATCTATATCGGCAAAAAGAATCACCCTGAACCAGAAGGTGCCGTTGGTGTTGCACCAGATCTCGTTCATCTGATCGAGAAGGAAGAAGAGATCGAAGAGCTGAACGTATCTCCAGGCAAAATCCTTATTACAAATCAGACAACGATGAGCCAGTGGGATATCAAACACATTATGAGCCGTCTGCTGGAGAAGTTTCCGGGCGCAGAGATTCATAATGAGATTTGCCTTGCAACTCAGGTTCGTCAGGAAGCTGTTGCGGAACAGGCAGGTCAATCGGACCTGGTTATCGTGGTGGGTGATCCTCGCAGCAATAACTCTAACCGTTTGGCACAAGTGTCGGAGGAGATTGCGGGTGTTACGGCCTACCGTGTATCCGATGTTTCCGAGATTCAGCAAGAATGGCTGAAAGGTGTAAATAAGGTGGCGGTTACTTCGGGTGCATCAACACCAACACCGATCACGAAAGAAGTCATCCTTTACCTGGAACAGTATGAACATGACAAGCCGGAGACGTGGGAGATCAAACGTACCGTGAACATGAGCAAACTTTTGCCTCCAGTTAGAGAAAAAACACGTACACCTTAG
- the aroF gene encoding 3-deoxy-7-phosphoheptulonate synthase — translation MIVIAGKATPEEQIQDIVAVIEKEGLQVHISRGEDRTIIGLIGKVEPKMQEHLRQMKGVENVVKISKSYKLASRDFHPEDTVISIKGVDIGGKELVVMGGPCAVESAAQIDEIAGLVKAAGGQVLRGGAFKPRTGPYSFQGTGVEGLIMMAEAGKKHDLLTITEVMTPEYVDICAEYADILQVGTRNMQNFDLLRKLGECGKPVLLKRGFSATYDELLNAAEYILAGGNPNVMLCERGIRTFESYTRNTLDLSAIPVLQSLSHLPVISDPSHGTGRRELVEPMTKASVAAGANGLIIEMHTDPDNSMTGDGVQSLFPDQFANLLQDLEKLAPIVGKSFSTAKQPAEFFPARVGV, via the coding sequence ATGATCGTTATTGCAGGCAAAGCTACACCGGAGGAACAGATTCAGGATATCGTTGCAGTTATTGAAAAAGAAGGGCTTCAGGTGCATATCTCTCGCGGAGAGGATCGTACTATCATTGGTTTGATTGGTAAAGTTGAACCTAAAATGCAAGAGCATCTTCGCCAAATGAAAGGTGTCGAGAATGTCGTTAAAATCTCGAAGTCCTACAAGTTGGCAAGCCGCGACTTCCATCCGGAAGATACGGTGATCTCCATCAAAGGTGTAGATATCGGCGGAAAAGAACTTGTTGTCATGGGCGGACCATGTGCGGTTGAATCCGCTGCACAGATTGATGAGATTGCAGGGCTTGTGAAAGCTGCTGGTGGGCAAGTGTTACGTGGTGGTGCATTTAAGCCTCGTACGGGTCCTTACAGCTTCCAGGGAACGGGTGTAGAAGGATTGATCATGATGGCGGAAGCAGGCAAGAAACATGATCTGCTGACCATTACAGAAGTCATGACACCTGAGTATGTGGATATTTGCGCCGAGTACGCAGATATTCTGCAAGTAGGTACACGTAACATGCAGAACTTTGACCTGCTCCGCAAATTGGGTGAGTGTGGCAAGCCGGTATTGTTGAAACGTGGTTTCAGTGCGACATACGATGAATTGTTGAATGCGGCTGAATACATTCTTGCGGGTGGTAACCCAAATGTTATGCTGTGTGAACGTGGTATTCGTACGTTTGAATCCTACACACGGAATACACTGGATCTGTCCGCGATCCCTGTTCTGCAGTCTCTGAGCCATTTGCCGGTTATTTCTGACCCGAGCCATGGTACTGGACGACGTGAACTGGTGGAACCGATGACAAAAGCTTCCGTTGCTGCGGGTGCCAATGGCTTGATCATTGAAATGCATACCGATCCGGATAACTCCATGACAGGAGATGGTGTGCAATCCTTGTTCCCTGACCAATTCGCTAACCTATTGCAGGATCTGGAGAAATTGGCACCAATCGTGGGTAAATCATTCAGCACAGCCAAACAGCCGGCAGAATTTTTCCCGGCACGTGTAGGCGTTTAA
- a CDS encoding alpha/beta hydrolase has protein sequence MAHITIETGSPTLCMNTSIHVVSSDSGETSGGTLYLLHGAGDNASTWQRLTTIEMYAAQYGCTIIMPEANRSYYTDMEYGLNYFHYITQELPEICKRLLNLNPDPEKTYVAGLSMGGYGALKCGLTYPERYRKVVSLSGVTDIQTRLHDPHMPATMIKEMKAVFGERLQVKADQDIYALSAKLLEQGVPLPDILSCCGDSDPFVEMNRDYARYMQGTAFDFRYVETPGAHEWKFWEHHLRTMFDFLYNDKTIVE, from the coding sequence ATGGCACATATAACGATCGAAACTGGATCGCCAACCTTATGCATGAATACCAGCATACATGTTGTGTCCAGTGACTCCGGAGAGACTTCAGGCGGTACACTATATCTGTTGCACGGGGCAGGCGATAATGCGAGTACCTGGCAGCGGTTAACCACAATTGAGATGTATGCAGCGCAATATGGCTGTACTATCATTATGCCGGAAGCGAATCGAAGCTATTACACCGATATGGAATACGGCCTGAACTACTTCCACTACATCACTCAGGAGTTACCTGAAATATGCAAGCGTCTGCTCAATCTGAATCCTGATCCGGAGAAAACATACGTCGCCGGTTTATCCATGGGTGGATATGGTGCACTGAAATGTGGACTAACTTATCCAGAGCGATATCGCAAAGTAGTGTCTCTATCCGGCGTAACGGATATCCAGACACGACTTCATGATCCCCATATGCCAGCGACCATGATCAAGGAAATGAAAGCGGTTTTTGGAGAACGTTTACAGGTGAAAGCCGATCAGGATATTTACGCACTGTCGGCCAAGCTGCTGGAACAGGGTGTTCCTTTACCGGATATCCTCAGTTGCTGTGGCGATAGTGACCCCTTTGTAGAGATGAATCGCGACTATGCGAGATACATGCAGGGGACTGCCTTTGATTTTCGGTATGTGGAGACGCCGGGGGCTCATGAATGGAAATTTTGGGAGCACCACCTGAGAACAATGTTTGATTTTCTGTACAACGACAAGACCATAGTAGAGTGA
- a CDS encoding ABC transporter permease — MKPAAEGPSKKLKGNVKGNSLWTEIWKHRMTYTLLIPGLVWLILFAYMPMGGLSLAFKDYKANLGIWGSPWSGFENFKYVFRDPTFIDAVWRTLYINILKLIIQFPFPIILALLLNELRMRRGKKLFQTVLTFPHFLSWIIVSGVVINVLAYDGLVNSALGLLGLPTINFLGSESNFVPMLLLTDIWKSSGWGAIIFLAAISGIDQDQYESAQIDGASRMQQMFKITLPNILPTITIMFILSVGGLMSSGFDQIFNLANAATKNVSEVLDVYIYRITFQSSTDFSFSTAVSLFRSLVNMALLLLADRFAKWLGGDGLFR, encoded by the coding sequence GTGAAACCTGCAGCCGAAGGACCTAGCAAAAAGCTGAAGGGAAACGTGAAGGGCAATTCGCTCTGGACTGAAATCTGGAAGCACCGAATGACATACACCCTGCTTATTCCGGGGCTTGTCTGGCTAATTCTGTTTGCCTACATGCCGATGGGTGGCCTGTCTCTGGCATTCAAAGATTACAAGGCTAACCTGGGCATCTGGGGAAGTCCATGGAGCGGATTCGAGAACTTCAAATATGTTTTCCGTGATCCAACCTTTATCGACGCAGTATGGCGTACGCTGTACATCAATATTCTGAAATTGATTATTCAGTTCCCGTTCCCGATTATTCTGGCGCTGTTGCTGAATGAATTGCGGATGCGCAGAGGGAAAAAATTGTTCCAAACCGTTCTTACGTTCCCGCACTTCCTGTCCTGGATCATCGTATCCGGGGTAGTCATCAATGTGCTGGCATATGACGGACTGGTAAATAGCGCGCTCGGATTACTCGGATTGCCAACGATTAACTTCCTGGGGTCCGAATCCAACTTTGTACCAATGTTGCTGTTGACTGATATTTGGAAATCAAGTGGATGGGGCGCGATTATATTCCTGGCTGCCATATCCGGTATTGATCAGGATCAGTATGAATCAGCACAGATTGACGGGGCTTCCCGTATGCAACAGATGTTCAAAATTACTTTACCGAACATCCTTCCAACCATCACAATCATGTTTATTCTCTCGGTTGGTGGATTGATGTCTTCCGGGTTTGACCAGATCTTCAACTTGGCAAATGCCGCTACCAAAAATGTATCGGAAGTACTCGATGTATATATCTATCGGATTACGTTCCAGTCATCTACCGATTTCTCATTCTCGACAGCGGTCAGCTTGTTCCGTTCCCTGGTGAATATGGCCTTGCTGCTTCTTGCTGACAGATTTGCCAAGTGGCTTGGCGGAGACGGTTTGTTCCGATAA
- the trmL gene encoding tRNA (uridine(34)/cytosine(34)/5-carboxymethylaminomethyluridine(34)-2'-O)-methyltransferase TrmL, whose product MALHIVLVEPEIPANTGNISRTCAATGTHLHLVRPLGFRTDDATLKRAGLDYWHAVHIEYHDSFAEVQEKYPEGRFFYATTKAKNRYSDFNFQDGDFLVFGKETKGLPPELIAANPDTCMKMPMTGDVRSLNLSNSAAIIVYEALRQLNFPGLEG is encoded by the coding sequence ATGGCTTTACACATCGTTCTGGTTGAACCAGAAATTCCGGCGAACACAGGCAATATTTCGCGTACTTGTGCGGCAACCGGTACCCATCTGCATCTCGTACGTCCACTTGGATTTCGAACAGATGATGCTACATTGAAACGTGCAGGGCTGGACTACTGGCATGCTGTTCATATTGAATACCACGACTCATTTGCTGAGGTTCAGGAAAAATATCCGGAAGGTCGTTTCTTCTACGCAACTACGAAGGCCAAGAACCGATACAGTGATTTTAATTTTCAGGATGGGGATTTCCTCGTTTTTGGTAAAGAGACTAAAGGCCTGCCACCTGAATTAATTGCTGCGAATCCCGATACATGTATGAAAATGCCAATGACTGGTGACGTTAGATCATTAAATCTGTCCAATTCGGCAGCAATTATTGTATATGAAGCGTTACGCCAGCTCAATTTCCCGGGGTTAGAAGGATAA
- the glnA gene encoding type I glutamate--ammonia ligase: MSVENVLKSIQENNIEWVDFRFVDLAGRAHHISLPASAVDADTFVNGVAFDGSSIQGFRGIEESDMVMMPDPEATYVDPFTAHPTLNVMCDIFTPDGERYERDPRSIAVKAEAYLQESGVGTAAFFAPESEFFIFDDVRYESGTNSSSYYVDSEEASWNTNRKEEGGNLGFKVRTKGGYVPVAPVDTQQDIRSEMCRLLEEAGLSIERHHHEVATAGQAEINFRFDTLKKTADNLLAYKYIVHNTARQYGKVATFMPKPLFGDNGSGMHVHQSIFDGDSPLFYDKAGYANLSEMALHYIGGILYHAPALIALTNPSTNSFKRLVPGYEAPVNLVYSKGNRSAAVRIPVAAVTPKGCRIEFRTPDSTANPYLAFSAMLMAGLDGIKRKINPTELGYGPLDKNIYDLSDADKENIRSVPASLEEALDALAADNEFLTEGGVFTKEFIENYINLKRDEAKAVAIRIHPHEYSLYFDC; the protein is encoded by the coding sequence ATGTCGGTTGAAAACGTATTGAAATCAATTCAAGAGAACAACATCGAGTGGGTAGATTTTCGTTTTGTAGATTTAGCTGGTCGTGCACATCACATCTCGTTGCCAGCTTCGGCTGTTGATGCAGACACGTTCGTAAATGGAGTAGCTTTTGACGGTTCTTCTATCCAAGGTTTCCGCGGAATTGAAGAGTCCGATATGGTTATGATGCCAGACCCTGAAGCGACTTATGTCGATCCGTTCACTGCACACCCTACATTGAATGTTATGTGTGATATCTTCACTCCGGATGGCGAGCGTTATGAGCGTGACCCACGTAGTATCGCTGTTAAAGCAGAAGCTTATTTGCAAGAGAGCGGTGTAGGTACAGCGGCATTCTTCGCACCTGAATCCGAGTTCTTCATCTTCGACGATGTACGTTATGAGAGCGGCACGAACAGCTCTTCTTACTATGTAGATTCCGAAGAAGCTTCGTGGAACACGAACCGCAAAGAAGAAGGCGGAAACCTTGGTTTCAAAGTACGCACTAAAGGTGGATATGTTCCAGTAGCGCCAGTGGATACACAACAAGATATTCGTAGCGAAATGTGTCGCCTTTTGGAAGAAGCGGGCCTGTCGATCGAGCGTCATCACCATGAAGTGGCGACAGCAGGTCAAGCCGAAATCAACTTCCGTTTTGATACATTGAAGAAAACAGCAGATAACCTGCTTGCATACAAATACATCGTGCACAACACTGCACGTCAATATGGTAAAGTAGCAACATTCATGCCAAAACCATTGTTCGGTGATAATGGTAGCGGAATGCACGTTCACCAATCCATCTTTGATGGCGATTCCCCATTGTTCTATGACAAAGCGGGATATGCTAACCTGAGTGAAATGGCTCTGCACTACATCGGAGGTATCTTGTACCATGCTCCGGCACTGATCGCTTTGACTAACCCTAGTACAAACTCATTCAAACGTCTTGTACCTGGTTACGAAGCACCAGTAAACTTGGTTTACTCCAAAGGTAACCGTTCCGCGGCAGTTCGTATTCCGGTTGCAGCTGTGACACCAAAAGGTTGTCGTATCGAATTCCGTACACCAGACTCCACAGCTAACCCATACTTGGCATTCTCCGCAATGTTGATGGCGGGTCTGGATGGAATCAAACGTAAAATCAACCCAACTGAGCTTGGATATGGTCCGCTCGACAAAAACATCTATGACCTGTCTGATGCAGATAAAGAAAACATCCGCAGTGTGCCAGCTTCCCTCGAAGAAGCACTTGATGCATTGGCAGCTGATAACGAGTTCTTGACTGAAGGCGGCGTATTCACAAAAGAATTCATTGAAAACTACATCAACCTCAAACGTGATGAAGCGAAAGCAGTAGCGATCCGCATTCATCCGCACGAGTACAGCCTTTACTTCGACTGCTAA
- a CDS encoding AbrB/MazE/SpoVT family DNA-binding domain-containing protein: MKPAGVVRKVDQLGRIVLPKSLRKRYQMNEGDPVEILVQGDHIILERYRPKCIFCGSIEEVNEFKERYICAQCLDEMTQLPQHG, translated from the coding sequence ATGAAGCCAGCTGGAGTAGTTCGCAAAGTTGACCAATTAGGTAGGATCGTATTGCCTAAATCTTTGCGTAAAAGGTATCAAATGAATGAGGGAGATCCTGTAGAGATCTTAGTACAAGGGGACCATATTATCTTGGAGAGATATCGTCCAAAATGTATTTTCTGCGGATCCATCGAGGAAGTCAACGAGTTCAAAGAGCGTTACATATGCGCACAATGTTTAGATGAAATGACTCAGCTTCCACAACACGGATAA